The following are encoded in a window of Flavobacterium psychrotrophum genomic DNA:
- a CDS encoding DUF1287 domain-containing protein: MKYFILFITLSLSSFMQKDFYEKLSDATLSIVDNTIEYNSRYAQLSYPNGDVPKGQGVCTDVVIRAYRKLGIDLQKEVHEDMAANFRKYPKIWGLKSTDTNIDHRRVPNLQTFFTRKGTSIPVTKTATDYKPGDIVTWKLASGVPHIGLVVNKKDVNGRNKIVHNIGHGQVLEDVLFEYEVTGHYRYKK, translated from the coding sequence ATGAAATACTTTATTCTTTTTATTACGCTTAGCTTATCATCTTTTATGCAGAAAGACTTTTACGAAAAGCTTTCTGATGCGACACTAAGCATTGTAGACAATACTATCGAATATAATTCGCGTTACGCGCAGTTGTCTTACCCTAACGGCGACGTGCCCAAAGGACAGGGCGTGTGTACCGATGTAGTAATCAGAGCCTACCGGAAACTGGGCATTGACCTGCAAAAAGAAGTGCATGAGGATATGGCTGCCAACTTTAGAAAATATCCAAAAATATGGGGACTTAAAAGCACCGATACCAATATTGACCACCGGCGCGTACCCAACCTGCAAACCTTTTTTACCCGTAAGGGGACATCAATACCGGTAACTAAAACTGCGACTGACTATAAGCCCGGCGATATTGTAACCTGGAAGCTTGCCAGCGGTGTACCACACATAGGCCTTGTCGTAAATAAAAAGGATGTCAACGGACGTAATAAAATTGTACACAACATAGGCCATGGGCAGGTGCTGGAAGATGTACTTTTTGAATATGAAGTTACAGGACATTACCGCTATAAGAAATAG
- the radC gene encoding RadC family protein: protein MEDLQQNISIKYWAEDDQPREKLMLKGKAALSDAELIAILIGSGSRNESAVELSKRILKSVDNNLNALGKLGHKQLMAFKGIGDAKAVTIAAAMELGRRRREEDAPDLKKITSSKAVFEIMQPLIGELPHEEFWIIYLNNSNKVIYKTQLSKGGLTGTVVDVRLVYKTALEHNAVGIILVHNHPSGTLIASDADKQVTRQLKTAGMALDIKVLDHVIVTEHSYMSFADEGIL from the coding sequence ATGGAAGACTTGCAACAAAACATATCCATAAAATACTGGGCTGAAGACGACCAGCCACGCGAAAAATTAATGCTTAAAGGCAAAGCTGCCCTTAGCGATGCCGAACTGATAGCCATACTCATTGGTTCCGGCAGCCGAAATGAAAGTGCTGTAGAACTGAGTAAGCGCATTTTAAAGAGCGTAGATAACAACCTGAATGCCCTGGGTAAACTTGGGCATAAACAGCTGATGGCTTTTAAAGGTATAGGTGATGCAAAGGCGGTAACCATAGCAGCGGCGATGGAACTGGGTCGAAGAAGGCGTGAGGAAGACGCGCCCGACCTTAAAAAGATTACCAGCAGCAAGGCGGTATTCGAGATCATGCAGCCTTTAATAGGCGAGTTGCCTCACGAGGAATTCTGGATTATTTATCTCAATAATTCTAACAAGGTGATATATAAAACCCAGCTTAGTAAAGGCGGGCTTACCGGCACCGTGGTAGATGTGCGATTGGTGTATAAAACGGCGTTAGAACACAATGCCGTGGGTATTATTTTGGTACACAACCACCCCAGCGGAACACTCATAGCCAGTGATGCCGACAAACAGGTTACACGCCAACTTAAAACCGCGGGCATGGCCCTCGACATTAAAGTGCTGGACCATGTTATTGTTACAGAACACAGTTATATGAGCTTTGCGGATGAGGGAATATTGTAG
- a CDS encoding helix-turn-helix domain-containing protein, which produces MKKTATTIASPESISDMHRLLCLPAPLHPLVSVINLKDVPCIMDENLTSLQYNFYSICTKRDFKGRMKYGQNYYDFDNGIMTFFSPGQVISTEGSDVSVNGMWLMIHPDFLRGYALDKTIKEYGFFSYATHEALHLSEAEEDMINGIMRAIEKEYQQPIDGFSQDVMVSQTELLLNYCNRFYNRQFITRKQANNDLITKMEQVLTDHFNGTEACLPRVKELADYLNVSPGYLSDMLRAHTGQNAQQHIHSKLIDKAKEILSTTELTVSEIAYRLGFEHPQSFSKLFKAKANVSPLEYRRLFN; this is translated from the coding sequence ATGAAAAAAACAGCAACTACAATAGCATCGCCTGAAAGCATTTCTGATATGCACCGCCTGCTGTGTCTTCCTGCTCCGCTGCATCCGCTGGTAAGTGTTATCAACCTAAAAGATGTGCCCTGCATTATGGATGAAAACCTTACAAGCCTGCAATATAATTTTTACTCTATTTGCACCAAACGCGATTTTAAAGGGAGAATGAAATACGGACAAAACTATTATGACTTTGATAATGGGATTATGACCTTTTTTTCGCCAGGACAGGTAATAAGTACCGAGGGTAGTGATGTTAGCGTTAACGGTATGTGGCTGATGATTCACCCGGACTTTTTAAGGGGATATGCTTTGGATAAAACCATTAAAGAATATGGGTTCTTTTCGTATGCTACGCACGAAGCCCTGCACCTTAGTGAGGCAGAAGAAGATATGATAAATGGCATAATGCGTGCAATTGAAAAAGAATACCAACAGCCTATAGATGGTTTTAGCCAGGATGTAATGGTGTCGCAAACAGAGCTATTGCTTAATTATTGCAACCGCTTTTATAACCGTCAGTTCATTACACGGAAACAGGCCAATAATGACCTTATTACTAAAATGGAACAGGTGCTTACCGATCATTTTAACGGTACCGAAGCCTGCCTGCCAAGAGTTAAAGAACTGGCAGATTACCTTAATGTATCGCCCGGCTACCTTAGCGATATGCTGCGTGCCCACACTGGACAAAACGCACAACAGCACATACATAGTAAACTTATAGATAAGGCAAAAGAAATACTAAGTACTACAGAACTTACCGTTAGCGAAATAGCCTATCGCTTGGGCTTTGAACACCCGCAGTCGTTCAGTAAACTGTTTAAGGCTAAAGCCAATGTAAGCCCGTTGGAATATAGGAGATTATTTAATTAA
- a CDS encoding NAD(P)-dependent alcohol dehydrogenase, with product MTKSKGYAAQSAETNLAPWDFERREVGAHDVLIDILYCGVCHSDLHQIKNDWFPGIFPMVPGHEIVGRIAAVGAHVTNFKIGDLAGVGCMVDSCGHCEDCKGDLEQFCSEGVQTYNAMGKDGTPTQGGYSNNIVVKEEFALHVSDKLPLAAVAPLLCAGITTYSPLRYWKVGPGHKVAVLGLGGLGHMAVKFAVAFGADVTVLSTSPAKEEDAKVLGAHHFVVTKDPDQVAAVTKTFDFIVDTVSGPHDINLYLNMLKSRGTHIALGAPSEPYQIPAFSLLAGGKAVAGSGIGGLAETQEMLDFCAEHNIVSDIEIIGIEDIHDAYERMEKGDVRYRFVIDLATL from the coding sequence ATGACAAAGAGTAAAGGATATGCTGCACAAAGTGCAGAAACAAACCTGGCACCGTGGGATTTTGAACGCCGTGAAGTAGGTGCACATGATGTGTTGATCGATATTTTGTACTGCGGGGTATGCCATAGCGACCTGCACCAGATAAAAAACGACTGGTTTCCGGGGATATTCCCTATGGTACCGGGACACGAAATTGTAGGGCGTATAGCTGCGGTAGGCGCGCACGTAACAAATTTTAAAATTGGCGACCTTGCCGGTGTAGGCTGTATGGTAGACAGCTGTGGGCATTGCGAAGACTGTAAGGGAGACCTGGAGCAGTTTTGTAGCGAGGGTGTGCAAACTTATAACGCTATGGGCAAAGACGGCACGCCTACGCAAGGCGGTTATAGCAACAATATTGTTGTAAAAGAAGAATTTGCCCTGCACGTGTCTGATAAGTTACCACTGGCTGCTGTAGCACCACTACTTTGTGCGGGTATTACTACCTACTCTCCCCTGCGCTACTGGAAGGTAGGCCCCGGGCATAAAGTGGCCGTGCTTGGACTTGGCGGATTAGGCCATATGGCTGTAAAATTTGCCGTAGCCTTTGGTGCCGATGTTACCGTACTCAGTACATCGCCCGCTAAAGAAGAGGATGCAAAGGTACTGGGTGCACACCATTTTGTAGTTACAAAAGACCCGGATCAGGTAGCTGCCGTTACCAAAACATTCGACTTTATTGTAGATACCGTATCAGGCCCGCACGACATCAACCTGTATCTTAATATGCTAAAAAGCCGTGGTACACACATTGCCCTTGGGGCGCCGAGTGAACCGTACCAGATACCGGCATTCTCTTTACTTGCCGGAGGTAAGGCCGTTGCCGGAAGCGGCATTGGCGGCCTGGCAGAAACCCAGGAAATGCTGGACTTTTGCGCTGAGCATAACATTGTTTCAGACATTGAGATCATTGGCATTGAAGATATTCACGATGCTTATGAGCGCATGGAAAAAGGCGATGTACGCTACCGCTTTGTTATAGACCTTGCTACACTTTAA
- a CDS encoding aldo/keto reductase — protein sequence MSIKKVNLGNQGLVVPAIGLGCMGMTSLAGADIYGKADEAEAIATIHRSLELGGNFLDTADLYGPMLNERLIAKAISGNRDNYTIATKFAWEIDDNEQLTWKINASKDYIKKAVERSLKNLGTDYIDLYYMHRLDPNVPIEETVGAMADLVKEGKVKYIGLSEVGSSTIEKAHAVHPVTAVQSEYSLFERTVEEAGVFDTLTKLGIGFVPYSPLGRGFISGDIKSPDDFAENDFRRSIPKFQGEQFYKNIELLEAITTLATEKGVTPSQLSIAWAVNKGFVPIPGTKRVKYVEQNIEAASIVLSAEENKRLESIVPLGTVTGDRYDAWGMTLVNQ from the coding sequence ATGAGCATTAAAAAAGTAAACTTAGGCAATCAGGGTCTTGTAGTACCCGCCATAGGATTAGGGTGTATGGGCATGACATCATTAGCCGGTGCAGATATTTATGGTAAGGCAGATGAAGCCGAAGCAATTGCAACAATACACCGTTCGCTCGAACTGGGCGGCAACTTCCTGGATACGGCCGATCTTTATGGCCCTATGCTGAATGAAAGGCTTATTGCCAAAGCCATTTCGGGTAACCGTGACAATTATACAATTGCCACAAAATTTGCCTGGGAAATAGACGATAACGAACAACTTACCTGGAAGATAAACGCCTCTAAAGACTACATTAAAAAAGCCGTAGAGCGTTCGCTTAAGAACCTGGGTACTGATTATATTGACCTGTATTATATGCACCGCCTTGACCCCAACGTACCTATCGAAGAAACCGTGGGCGCAATGGCTGATCTTGTTAAAGAAGGCAAGGTAAAATATATCGGCCTATCTGAAGTAGGATCATCAACTATCGAAAAAGCCCACGCCGTGCATCCGGTAACGGCAGTGCAGTCTGAATACTCGCTGTTTGAACGCACTGTAGAAGAGGCAGGCGTGTTTGATACGCTTACAAAGCTGGGCATTGGCTTTGTACCTTATTCGCCACTTGGACGTGGCTTTATTTCGGGTGACATAAAAAGCCCGGATGATTTTGCAGAGAACGACTTCCGCCGCAGTATCCCGAAATTTCAGGGAGAACAATTCTACAAAAACATCGAATTACTGGAAGCCATTACTACATTGGCTACAGAAAAGGGTGTTACACCGTCGCAACTCTCAATTGCCTGGGCAGTAAACAAAGGCTTTGTGCCCATACCGGGTACCAAACGCGTAAAGTATGTAGAGCAGAACATTGAGGCAGCATCTATAGTATTAAGTGCCGAAGAAAACAAACGCCTGGAAAGTATTGTACCTTTAGGAACCGTAACCGGCGACCGCTATGATGCCTGGGGCATGACATTGGTAAACCAATAA
- a CDS encoding NAD(P)-dependent oxidoreductase translates to MNLHTKIAVIGGTGKSGQYLVKNLLQKGYSIKMLVRNPQHLKPFMDSAEIITGDVTEYQSIYDTLSGCCAIISTLGLGLPPSEPTIFSHSAQNIIKAANILGINRYIVTTGLNVSTPDDDKTAGTQMATDWMYTNYPISTHDKQEEYELLINSNLNFTMVRLPLIELTDDLADVSINLKDCPGNAISATTLASFLVSQLNDTSYHRKAPFVFNI, encoded by the coding sequence ATGAACTTACATACAAAAATAGCCGTTATAGGCGGCACCGGAAAGTCTGGCCAATACCTCGTAAAAAACCTTTTACAAAAAGGCTATAGCATAAAAATGCTGGTACGAAACCCACAGCACCTGAAGCCTTTTATGGATAGTGCCGAAATTATAACCGGCGATGTTACTGAATATCAGAGCATATATGATACCCTTAGCGGTTGCTGTGCAATAATAAGCACACTGGGACTGGGATTACCGCCCAGCGAACCTACAATTTTTAGCCATAGTGCTCAAAATATCATTAAAGCCGCTAACATACTGGGCATAAACCGCTACATTGTTACAACCGGACTTAATGTAAGCACTCCGGATGATGACAAAACAGCCGGTACACAAATGGCAACAGACTGGATGTATACCAATTACCCCATCTCTACTCACGATAAGCAGGAAGAATATGAGTTGTTGATAAATAGTAATCTCAACTTTACTATGGTGCGTTTGCCTTTAATAGAACTAACAGATGACCTTGCTGATGTAAGCATAAACTTAAAAGACTGTCCTGGCAATGCCATAAGTGCCACAACACTCGCCAGTTTTTTGGTCAGCCAGCTAAACGATACATCATATCATCGCAAGGCTCCCTTTGTTTTTAATATCTAA
- a CDS encoding ABC transporter ATP-binding protein — translation MIKTGAIRFSYNKGTSFTFPDITANAGETLLITGGSGKGKTTLLHLLGGLLRPQQGEVSIDGTNVATLSDKQLDRFRGQYIGIVLQQAYFVAALSVLENVALASWLATGKQATDKAKQLLEQLGLGEQLHKLPSQLSIGQQQRVSIARALINSPKLLLADEPTSSLDDENAYVVADMLSALAKQFGTALVIVTHDQRLKDRFPNQISL, via the coding sequence ATGATAAAAACCGGTGCTATCCGCTTTTCTTATAATAAAGGCACATCATTTACTTTTCCTGACATTACTGCAAATGCCGGAGAAACACTGTTGATAACAGGAGGTTCGGGCAAGGGGAAAACCACACTCTTACATCTTTTAGGCGGGCTGTTGCGTCCGCAACAGGGTGAAGTTTCTATAGACGGAACTAATGTCGCCACACTTTCAGATAAACAACTCGACCGTTTCCGCGGGCAGTATATTGGCATTGTATTGCAGCAGGCCTATTTTGTTGCGGCACTTTCTGTACTCGAAAATGTTGCGCTTGCTTCATGGTTGGCAACAGGTAAACAGGCTACAGATAAAGCGAAACAATTACTGGAGCAATTAGGCCTTGGTGAGCAGCTTCATAAACTTCCGTCACAACTCAGCATTGGTCAGCAACAACGCGTTTCTATTGCGCGTGCGCTTATAAACAGCCCTAAGCTTCTATTGGCAGATGAGCCTACCAGCAGCCTTGACGACGAGAATGCGTATGTAGTGGCAGATATGCTCTCGGCGCTTGCAAAGCAGTTTGGTACCGCGCTGGTAATTGTTACGCACGACCAAAGGCTTAAAGACCGTTTTCCTAACCAAATATCCCTGTAA
- a CDS encoding ABC transporter permease: MITKIAWKNIWYKPLNTALSIILLTASVAIITLLILLQEQFEKKFSDNIAGTDMVLGAQGSPLQLILSAIYQVDAPTGNISYDEAKVWMHNPMVKTAIPLAFGDNYKGFRIVGTTPEYLTHFDAVFKEGTVFTKDFEVVVGSDIAEKMNLKIGEKFFGAHGDAAEGEMHEDHAYIVTGITKPTGKVIDNLILCNVPSVWAMHDHEHDEAVAEAGEHHHDHHEGEETHEHEEHHDEAISEEGKEITAALIKFKGPRAIVMWPRMVAMNTKMQAASPAIEINRLFSLFGIGLQALQYMAMGIMLISGISIFIALYNTLKERKYEFALLRVNGASRLQLLALVLIESLLLCVTGFLFGTVVGRIGLALLSGSSESEFKMAFNPYEFVWQKEGYLLALTIFVGILAAVIPAVKAYSLNISKTLANA, from the coding sequence ATGATAACCAAAATAGCCTGGAAAAATATTTGGTACAAGCCGCTTAATACTGCGCTTAGCATTATACTGCTTACCGCCAGTGTAGCCATTATTACCCTGCTGATACTTTTGCAGGAACAATTCGAGAAAAAATTTAGTGATAACATAGCGGGTACCGATATGGTACTGGGCGCACAGGGCAGCCCGTTACAGCTCATACTTTCTGCCATTTATCAGGTAGATGCCCCAACGGGAAACATCAGTTATGACGAAGCCAAGGTGTGGATGCACAACCCTATGGTAAAGACAGCTATTCCCCTTGCCTTTGGCGATAATTATAAAGGTTTTAGGATTGTGGGTACGACGCCCGAATACCTTACACATTTTGATGCCGTATTTAAAGAGGGAACGGTTTTTACTAAAGATTTTGAAGTAGTGGTGGGCAGCGACATTGCCGAAAAAATGAACCTTAAAATAGGTGAAAAATTTTTTGGCGCGCATGGCGATGCTGCCGAGGGCGAAATGCACGAAGACCATGCTTATATTGTTACCGGAATTACAAAACCTACAGGTAAGGTCATAGACAACCTTATATTGTGTAATGTACCCAGCGTTTGGGCCATGCACGACCATGAGCATGACGAGGCTGTGGCCGAAGCAGGGGAGCACCACCACGACCATCATGAGGGAGAAGAAACTCATGAACATGAAGAGCACCATGACGAAGCAATAAGTGAAGAAGGTAAGGAGATAACCGCAGCCCTTATAAAATTTAAAGGCCCGCGTGCCATAGTAATGTGGCCGCGCATGGTAGCCATGAATACCAAGATGCAGGCAGCATCGCCGGCTATAGAAATTAACCGCTTGTTCTCATTGTTTGGTATAGGTTTACAGGCACTGCAATATATGGCTATGGGTATTATGCTCATATCTGGCATCAGTATTTTTATTGCACTTTATAACACGCTGAAAGAGCGTAAATACGAATTTGCACTTTTGCGCGTTAATGGGGCAAGCCGCCTGCAATTACTGGCACTTGTGCTTATAGAGAGCCTGCTGCTATGTGTTACGGGGTTTCTTTTCGGCACGGTTGTTGGGCGCATAGGGCTGGCACTGCTTTCGGGCAGTAGCGAATCTGAGTTTAAAATGGCTTTTAACCCCTATGAGTTTGTGTGGCAAAAAGAAGGATATTTACTGGCACTCACTATCTTTGTAGGGATTTTAGCGGCGGTAATACCCGCTGTAAAAGCATATAGTCTAAATATTTCAAAAACACTTGCAAATGCGTAA
- a CDS encoding YjjG family noncanonical pyrimidine nucleotidase: MKITNKKAVFFDLDHTLWDFEKNSALAFEHILTQNNVQVDVAHFISLHVPINANYWKLYRDGLVTQQQLRYGRLKDVFDILEYKVDDVLISKLSEEYVATLPLNNHLYDGALEILEYLKPKYSLHIITNGFHNVQEGKLKNSGLEGYFQTVTNSENAGCKKPHPAIFEYALAAANALKEDSIMIGDCIEADVQGALDCGIDAIFFDEHRAGAHASIPRVNHLLELKNLL, from the coding sequence ATGAAAATTACCAATAAAAAAGCCGTTTTCTTTGACCTTGACCATACCTTATGGGATTTCGAGAAAAATTCCGCACTGGCCTTTGAGCACATACTTACACAAAATAATGTACAGGTAGATGTGGCACATTTTATTTCGCTGCACGTACCCATAAATGCAAATTACTGGAAGCTGTACCGCGACGGGCTTGTTACTCAGCAACAGCTACGTTATGGCAGGCTTAAAGATGTATTTGATATACTGGAGTATAAGGTAGACGATGTGCTAATTAGCAAACTTTCTGAGGAGTATGTCGCAACCCTTCCGTTAAATAACCATCTGTATGATGGAGCACTCGAAATACTGGAATATCTTAAGCCAAAGTACAGCCTGCACATAATTACCAATGGTTTTCATAACGTGCAGGAAGGCAAGCTGAAGAATAGCGGGCTTGAAGGTTATTTTCAGACTGTAACAAATAGTGAAAATGCGGGTTGTAAAAAGCCACATCCGGCTATTTTTGAATATGCGCTGGCAGCAGCTAATGCCCTGAAAGAAGACAGCATCATGATAGGCGACTGTATCGAAGCTGATGTACAGGGCGCGCTGGATTGTGGTATCGACGCTATATTTTTTGATGAACACCGTGCGGGAGCGCACGCTTCTATACCGCGGGTTAACCACCTGCTGGAACTTAAAAACCTGCTTTAA
- a CDS encoding replication-associated recombination protein A, whose protein sequence is MEAPLAERIRPQHLSEYISQQHLVGPNGSLTHQIARGLIPSLILWGPPGTGKTTLAQIMAQESNRPFYVLSAINAGVKDVREVIDKAKQSGGIFTAKNPILFIDEIHRFSKSQQDSLLAAVEKGWVTLIGATTENPSFEVIPALLSRCQVYVLNAFTREDLEALLHRAMEADAYLKTKKIDLKETEALLRLSGGDGRKLLNIFELVINASEGEEIEITNERVMQLAQKNTVLYDKTGEQHYDIISAFIKSMRGSDPNGAVYWLARMIEGGEDLKFIARRMLILASEDIGNANPTALIMANNTFQAVSTIGYPESRILLSQCAIYLATSPKSNASYMAIGKAQSIVKQTGDLPVPLHLRNAPTKLMKELGYGDDYKYAHDFDNNFADQEFLPDAISNTPFYEPGNNSRENGTRDFLRNRWKGKYGY, encoded by the coding sequence ATGGAAGCACCTTTGGCAGAACGCATACGCCCGCAGCATTTATCAGAATATATAAGCCAGCAACATCTTGTTGGGCCTAACGGGTCGCTTACCCACCAGATAGCGCGCGGCCTCATACCATCGCTTATTTTATGGGGGCCGCCGGGCACAGGAAAAACTACCCTGGCGCAAATTATGGCGCAGGAGAGCAACCGCCCCTTTTATGTACTGAGTGCCATTAATGCAGGTGTAAAAGATGTGCGCGAGGTTATAGACAAAGCCAAACAGAGTGGTGGTATTTTTACCGCTAAAAACCCCATACTGTTTATAGATGAGATTCACCGTTTCAGTAAATCGCAACAGGATTCGCTGCTTGCAGCAGTAGAAAAAGGCTGGGTTACTCTTATAGGGGCTACTACAGAGAATCCCAGTTTTGAAGTTATCCCCGCATTACTTTCGCGTTGCCAGGTATATGTTTTAAATGCGTTTACCCGCGAAGACCTTGAAGCCCTGCTACACCGCGCCATGGAGGCAGATGCCTACCTGAAAACTAAAAAAATTGACCTTAAAGAAACAGAAGCACTACTGCGCCTGAGCGGAGGTGACGGACGTAAATTGCTTAATATTTTTGAGCTGGTTATAAACGCAAGTGAAGGCGAAGAAATAGAAATAACTAATGAACGTGTAATGCAGCTTGCTCAAAAAAATACCGTTTTGTATGACAAAACCGGGGAGCAGCACTATGACATAATTTCCGCTTTTATAAAATCGATGCGTGGCAGCGACCCTAATGGGGCTGTTTACTGGCTGGCGCGGATGATTGAAGGCGGAGAGGACCTGAAATTTATAGCACGCCGTATGCTGATATTGGCCAGCGAAGATATAGGCAATGCCAATCCTACGGCACTAATCATGGCAAATAACACGTTTCAGGCAGTAAGTACTATAGGTTACCCTGAATCGAGGATATTGCTAAGCCAGTGCGCCATTTACCTGGCAACATCGCCTAAAAGCAATGCCAGCTATATGGCCATTGGCAAAGCACAAAGCATTGTAAAACAAACGGGAGACCTGCCTGTGCCATTGCATCTGCGTAATGCACCAACAAAGCTGATGAAAGAACTGGGGTATGGCGACGACTATAAATATGCCCACGATTTTGATAATAACTTTGCTGATCAGGAGTTCCTGCCCGATGCTATAAGCAACACGCCATTTTATGAACCGGGAAACAATAGCCGTGAGAATGGTACCAGGGATTTTTTAAGAAACCGCTGGAAAGGGAAGTACGGGTATTAG
- a CDS encoding rhomboid family intramembrane serine protease: MKDNYDQFKFSPSVILWPLAFVLVLWVVYWTEVRFHIYLTEYGILPRTLKGLRGIILSPFLHGSLEHLYNNSIPLFLLVAAVRYFYRRYAWQVIVYGILVSGAITWLIGRGGSYHIGASGLIYALVSFVFFKGIFTGYYRLVAVSMIVTLLYGGMVWYVFPGVDEEISWEGHLGGFIAGLIFSRIYETPEYEKQIVYDWQRPDFDSSKDPFMKRFDANGVFVNPPKPEDIEVVDAEILSPPAATINYVYIYVPDKGNTEAEV; this comes from the coding sequence ATGAAAGACAATTACGATCAATTTAAATTCTCGCCTTCTGTAATCCTGTGGCCACTTGCCTTTGTGCTCGTGCTTTGGGTTGTTTACTGGACAGAAGTGCGTTTTCATATATACCTTACTGAATATGGTATTTTGCCACGTACCCTAAAAGGCCTGCGCGGAATTATCCTGAGCCCTTTTTTGCACGGCAGCCTGGAACATTTATATAATAATAGTATTCCGTTGTTTTTACTGGTGGCCGCCGTACGGTATTTTTACAGGCGCTATGCCTGGCAGGTTATTGTATATGGAATATTAGTTTCGGGGGCTATTACCTGGCTAATAGGGCGGGGTGGAAGCTACCATATAGGTGCCAGTGGACTCATTTATGCATTGGTAAGCTTTGTGTTTTTTAAAGGTATTTTTACAGGTTATTATCGGTTAGTTGCCGTTTCTATGATTGTTACCCTGTTGTATGGAGGAATGGTTTGGTATGTCTTTCCAGGAGTAGATGAGGAGATAAGTTGGGAAGGACACCTTGGCGGATTTATTGCCGGACTGATTTTTTCGCGTATTTACGAAACGCCTGAGTATGAAAAGCAAATTGTTTACGACTGGCAGCGGCCGGATTTTGACTCATCTAAAGATCCATTTATGAAGCGCTTTGATGCCAATGGGGTTTTTGTAAATCCACCCAAGCCGGAAGATATTGAAGTGGTTGATGCCGAAATACTTTCGCCACCCGCTGCTACTATAAACTATGTTTATATTTATGTGCCGGATAAGGGAAATACTGAAGCTGAGGTATAA
- the rlmB gene encoding 23S rRNA (guanosine(2251)-2'-O)-methyltransferase RlmB — MEKDHQIFGIRAIIEAISAGKEVDKVFIQKDAQGDLMRDLMKALKQNSINFSYVPVEKLNRLTPNNHQGAVASIAPIKFQDLETLVETVLESGRTPLFLILDQLSDARNFGAIIRTAECTGVDGIIVQKQGSAPVNGDTVKTSAGAVFNVPICKVEHIKDAIFHLQGSGIKTVAATEKTDSTIYDLSFNEPLAIIMGSEDRGINPSVLKIVDEKAKLPMFGSIGSLNVSVACGAFLYEAVRQRS, encoded by the coding sequence ATGGAAAAAGATCACCAGATATTTGGCATCAGGGCCATTATTGAAGCAATAAGCGCAGGTAAGGAAGTTGATAAGGTATTTATACAAAAAGACGCACAGGGCGACCTTATGCGCGATTTGATGAAAGCCCTTAAGCAAAACAGTATTAACTTTAGTTATGTACCTGTTGAAAAATTAAACAGGCTTACGCCAAACAACCACCAGGGCGCTGTGGCCAGCATTGCCCCTATAAAATTTCAGGATCTTGAAACACTGGTAGAAACAGTATTAGAAAGCGGCCGTACTCCCCTGTTCCTTATACTGGACCAGCTTAGTGATGCCCGTAACTTTGGCGCTATCATCCGCACGGCAGAGTGTACCGGTGTAGATGGTATTATTGTACAAAAGCAAGGGTCTGCACCTGTAAATGGCGATACCGTTAAAACTTCGGCCGGTGCCGTATTTAATGTGCCTATTTGTAAAGTAGAACATATTAAAGATGCTATTTTCCACCTTCAGGGCTCCGGTATTAAAACCGTAGCCGCAACAGAAAAGACAGACAGCACAATTTATGACCTTTCTTTTAATGAGCCTTTAGCTATTATAATGGGCAGCGAAGACCGCGGTATTAATCCGTCGGTACTTAAAATTGTAGATGAGAAAGCAAAACTACCAATGTTTGGCAGCATAGGTTCGCTAAATGTTTCTGTAGCCTGTGGTGCCTTTTTATATGAGGCTGTAAGACAAAGAAGTTAA